One part of the Parabacteroides distasonis ATCC 8503 genome encodes these proteins:
- a CDS encoding relaxase/mobilization nuclease domain-containing protein: MMAKIVKGSDFKGVVDYILDKGKNAQVVAYDGLFMENKETIAMSFNAQSLMNGNVAKPVGHIALSFSKEDEPRLTNCVMGGIALEYMERMGIKDTQFFIARHFDKEHPHVHIAFNRIDNNGNTISDRHERLRSTRICKELTLIYGLHMANGKENVKRNRLKEPDKTKYELYDILKTEVGICGNWGVLVANLKRQGVEVHFSHRGQTDEIQGVVFTKNGYHFNGSKVDRRFSYSKIDAALQSNRCRERKGMMTNEYEVATPSTPSSIAQSEFFNGSLGLLNGSDSSCNAADVEANQEMAEILRRKKKRKRGMRL; the protein is encoded by the coding sequence ATGATGGCGAAAATCGTAAAGGGAAGCGACTTCAAGGGTGTGGTGGATTATATCCTTGATAAAGGAAAGAATGCCCAAGTTGTCGCATATGATGGCTTGTTTATGGAGAACAAGGAAACCATTGCCATGAGTTTCAATGCCCAGTCGCTGATGAACGGCAATGTGGCGAAACCTGTCGGGCATATCGCATTGAGTTTTTCCAAAGAGGATGAGCCACGTCTGACGAACTGTGTCATGGGAGGTATCGCACTTGAATATATGGAACGGATGGGAATCAAGGACACGCAGTTCTTCATCGCCCGTCATTTCGACAAGGAGCATCCGCACGTGCATATCGCCTTCAACCGCATAGACAACAACGGCAATACCATATCCGACAGGCACGAGCGTCTGCGCAGTACCCGTATCTGCAAGGAACTAACCTTGATATATGGCTTGCACATGGCAAACGGGAAGGAGAATGTCAAACGCAACCGATTGAAAGAGCCGGATAAGACAAAGTACGAGCTTTACGACATCCTTAAAACGGAAGTCGGCATATGTGGAAACTGGGGCGTGCTTGTCGCAAATCTAAAACGGCAAGGAGTGGAAGTGCATTTCAGCCACAGAGGACAGACGGACGAGATACAAGGCGTAGTGTTCACCAAGAACGGCTACCACTTCAACGGGTCCAAGGTGGATAGGCGTTTCAGCTATTCCAAGATTGACGCAGCTTTGCAGAGTAACAGATGCAGGGAACGGAAAGGAATGATGACCAACGAATATGAAGTTGCTACACCAAGTACACCATCCAGCATAGCACAAAGTGAGTTCTTCAACGGTTCATTGGGATTGCTGAACGGTAGTGATTCTTCTTGCAACGCTGCTGATGTAGAAG
- a CDS encoding MobC family plasmid mobilization relaxosome protein, producing MEQNKERNKGGRPKKEATEKLKYRVAVKMATADYYRLLTRAHEAGVSPSEYMRGCFRNGHVKERLSEEHAGYIRQLCGMANNLNQLAHKANAGGFHDERWDCKVAVARIHELLTKIGI from the coding sequence ATGGAACAGAACAAGGAACGTAACAAGGGTGGTCGCCCCAAGAAGGAAGCGACCGAGAAACTGAAATACCGTGTCGCGGTGAAGATGGCGACAGCCGACTACTACCGTCTGCTGACACGGGCGCATGAGGCTGGTGTATCACCGAGTGAATATATGAGGGGGTGTTTCCGGAACGGTCATGTGAAAGAACGACTGTCTGAGGAACACGCCGGATACATCCGCCAACTCTGTGGCATGGCGAACAATCTCAACCAGCTTGCGCACAAGGCTAACGCCGGAGGCTTCCACGATGAACGGTGGGACTGCAAGGTGGCAGTGGCAAGGATTCACGAACTCTTAACCAAGATAGGGATATGA